From the genome of Chania multitudinisentens RB-25, one region includes:
- a CDS encoding NCS2 family permease — protein sequence MSNSQANNAVKPKGGLDAYFKLSARGTNVRQEVVAGFTTFLAMVYSVIVVPSMLGKAGFPPTAVFVATCLVAGLGSLLMGLWANLPMAIGCAISLTAFTAFSLVLGQQISIPVALGAVFLMGILFTIISVTGIRTWILRNLPMGVAHGTGIGIGLFLLLIAANGVGLVVKNPLDGLPVALGAFTSFPVVMTLLGLAVIFGLEKLRVPGGILLVIIIISIIGLIFDPAVKYQGLFAMPSLAGDDGKSLIFSLDIMGALQPVVLPSVLALVMTAVFDATGTIRAVAGQANLLDKDGQIINGGKALTSDSLSSIFSGLVGAAPAAVYIESAAGTAAGGKTGLTASVVGILFLLLLFLSPLSYLVPVYATAPALMYVGLLMLSNVTKLDFNDFVDAMAGLLCAVFIVLTCNIVTGIMLGFSSLVIGRICSGEWRKLNLGTVLIAVALVVFYAGGWAI from the coding sequence ATGTCGAATTCTCAAGCGAACAACGCCGTGAAACCTAAAGGCGGGCTTGATGCGTATTTTAAACTTTCTGCACGCGGCACCAATGTGCGCCAGGAAGTGGTTGCCGGGTTTACCACGTTTCTGGCGATGGTGTATTCGGTGATTGTGGTGCCCAGCATGCTGGGCAAAGCAGGTTTCCCGCCAACGGCGGTGTTTGTTGCGACTTGCCTGGTCGCGGGCCTGGGTTCTTTGCTGATGGGATTATGGGCTAACCTGCCGATGGCGATAGGTTGTGCGATCTCCCTGACGGCTTTTACCGCTTTTAGTTTGGTGCTGGGCCAACAAATCAGCATTCCTGTTGCATTGGGCGCGGTATTCCTGATGGGGATACTGTTCACGATTATTTCGGTGACCGGCATTCGCACCTGGATCTTGCGTAACTTACCGATGGGTGTTGCACATGGTACAGGGATTGGCATCGGTTTATTCCTGTTGCTGATTGCAGCCAACGGTGTTGGCCTGGTCGTGAAGAATCCGCTGGATGGCCTGCCGGTCGCGTTAGGGGCGTTTACTTCTTTCCCGGTGGTGATGACGTTGCTGGGGCTGGCGGTGATCTTCGGCTTGGAAAAATTGCGCGTGCCGGGTGGGATTTTGCTGGTGATTATCATCATTTCCATTATCGGCCTGATTTTTGATCCAGCGGTGAAATATCAGGGGCTGTTCGCCATGCCTAGCCTGGCGGGTGATGATGGTAAGTCACTGATCTTTAGCCTGGATATTATGGGAGCTTTGCAACCTGTTGTATTACCGAGCGTGCTGGCATTGGTGATGACCGCAGTGTTTGACGCCACCGGCACTATCCGAGCCGTGGCTGGGCAGGCAAACCTGCTGGATAAAGACGGCCAGATCATCAATGGTGGCAAGGCTCTGACGTCAGACTCCCTGAGCAGCATCTTCTCCGGGTTGGTTGGGGCAGCGCCTGCGGCGGTATATATCGAATCTGCGGCGGGTACGGCGGCAGGGGGCAAAACGGGTCTGACAGCATCTGTGGTAGGGATTTTGTTCCTGCTGCTGCTGTTCCTGTCTCCGTTATCTTATCTGGTGCCGGTTTATGCCACGGCACCTGCGCTGATGTATGTTGGGTTACTGATGCTCAGCAATGTTACCAAGCTGGATTTTAACGATTTCGTGGATGCCATGGCCGGTTTGCTGTGCGCGGTGTTTATCGTGCTGACCTGTAACATCGTGACCGGTATCATGCTGGGTTTCAGCTCGTTGGTGATTGGCCGTATCTGCTCCGGTGAGTGGCGCAAACTGAACCTGGGAACGGTATTGATCGCGGTCGCTTTGGTGGTGTTCTATGCCGGTGGCTGGGCTATCTGA
- a CDS encoding Na+/H+ antiporter, with protein MEIFFTILILILVVSLSGVVTRMLPFQVPLPLMQIAIGALLAWPHFGLHVDFDPELFLVLFIPPLLFADGWKTPMSEFLHHGREILGLALVLVLLTVVGVGYLIYLMVPDIPLVAAFALAAVLSPTDAVALGGIVGKGRIPKSIMGVLEGEALMNDASGLVSLKFAIAVAMGTMVFTVGGATMEFLKVAIGGLLAGVAVTWVYSKSLRVMSNWSGDDPATQIVLLLLLPFASYLVAEHLGVSGILAAVAAGMTISQSGVIRNAPLAMRLRANSVWAMLEFVFNGMVFIMLGLQLPGILETSILQAELDPTIETWYLFTDVAIIYAALLVLRFTWLWLMKNASKRFMKKRPLQFGDYSTRELWVASFAGVRGAITLAGVLSIPLLLSDGSAFPARYQLVFIATGVILLSLIVGVLALPWLLRGVQVVDKNVSKSEERMAVAIVAEVAIESINKMEERLAADSEENLDPQILKEISSRVIGTLRQRITNKDDIENALALENLERRFRLTALRAERGELYHLRATQKISNETLQKLLHDLDLLEALLVEREG; from the coding sequence ATGGAAATCTTTTTTACAATCCTCATTTTGATCCTGGTGGTTTCCCTTTCTGGTGTAGTGACACGCATGCTGCCTTTTCAGGTGCCGCTACCGCTAATGCAAATAGCCATTGGAGCCTTATTGGCCTGGCCGCATTTTGGGTTGCATGTTGATTTTGATCCTGAACTGTTTTTAGTGCTGTTTATTCCGCCATTGCTGTTTGCTGATGGCTGGAAAACCCCGATGAGTGAGTTTTTGCACCACGGGCGTGAGATCCTGGGGTTGGCGCTGGTTCTGGTACTGCTTACCGTGGTTGGGGTGGGCTATCTTATTTACCTGATGGTGCCGGATATTCCTCTGGTGGCCGCATTTGCCTTGGCGGCAGTGCTGTCGCCGACCGATGCTGTGGCGTTGGGAGGGATTGTCGGTAAGGGGCGGATACCTAAGTCGATCATGGGGGTGCTGGAAGGTGAAGCGTTGATGAACGACGCTTCTGGTCTGGTTTCCTTGAAGTTTGCCATTGCTGTCGCGATGGGTACCATGGTGTTTACCGTTGGCGGTGCCACGATGGAGTTTTTGAAGGTGGCGATCGGCGGCTTGCTGGCGGGTGTGGCAGTGACCTGGGTTTACAGTAAATCTCTGCGGGTGATGAGCAACTGGAGTGGCGATGATCCTGCAACGCAGATCGTCCTTTTGCTGTTATTGCCCTTTGCCTCTTATCTGGTCGCTGAACATCTCGGTGTTTCAGGCATTCTGGCGGCGGTAGCCGCCGGGATGACCATCAGCCAATCAGGCGTGATCCGCAATGCGCCGCTGGCGATGCGCCTGCGCGCCAACAGCGTTTGGGCGATGCTGGAATTTGTGTTTAACGGCATGGTGTTCATCATGTTGGGGCTGCAACTGCCGGGTATTTTGGAAACCTCTATTCTACAGGCTGAATTAGACCCGACGATTGAAACCTGGTATCTGTTCACCGACGTGGCAATTATCTACGCTGCCTTGCTGGTGCTGCGTTTTACCTGGCTGTGGTTGATGAAAAACGCCAGCAAACGCTTTATGAAAAAACGTCCGTTGCAATTTGGTGATTACAGCACACGTGAACTCTGGGTGGCGTCATTTGCCGGGGTGCGTGGAGCGATCACGCTGGCGGGTGTGCTTTCGATCCCGCTGTTGCTCAGCGACGGCAGTGCTTTCCCGGCGCGTTATCAACTGGTATTTATTGCGACCGGGGTTATTTTGTTGTCGTTGATTGTCGGTGTGCTGGCCTTGCCATGGTTGCTGCGTGGTGTCCAGGTAGTTGATAAGAACGTCAGTAAAAGCGAAGAGCGCATGGCGGTGGCGATAGTGGCGGAAGTGGCGATCGAAAGTATTAACAAGATGGAGGAGCGCCTGGCTGCGGACAGCGAGGAAAATCTCGATCCGCAAATCCTGAAAGAGATCAGTTCACGCGTGATTGGCACGCTGCGGCAGCGTATTACCAACAAAGATGATATTGAGAATGCGCTGGCGCTGGAAAACCTGGAACGGCGTTTCCGCCTGACCGCATTGCGCGCCGAGCGGGGGGAACTTTACCACCTGCGAGCCACGCAGAAAATCAGTAATGAGACGCTGCAAAAGTTGTTGCACGATCTCGACTTGCTAGAGGCTTTGCTGGTGGAGCGAGAGGGTTAA
- a CDS encoding SulP family inorganic anion transporter has product MQWKSLQNMTPGLMNLLAYERSWLKPDIRAGLSVAAVALPVAIAYAELAGVSAIVGLYSCILPMIAYAIFGSSRQLIVGPDAATCAVIAAVVTPLAAGKTELHWQLTIVMTLMMGTWCLIASRFRLGAIADLLSRPILNGLLNGVALTIIVNQISKVFGFPSPSSELIERIVALPENLLNSHWPTVGISLLTLLILFGVRYARPNWPAPLFAVVLTTALTWAANLPRFGIETVSGYTGGGLPMVSWPDFKPGLLRDLVIPALNLAVVSFVSMMLTTRSFAAKNGYEVDADSEFRALGLVNIVSGLSQGFAISGANSRTAVNDANGGKSQLVSVIAALAIALVVLFFSEPLQFIPIPVLGVVLIYASWSLLDMRSIFRLRKRNRSAFNLALFTFLSVLLVGIIPGIGLAVLLGLLQFLQTVFRPTEQLLGVNDGGMIHSIGNDDKIKPVDGVIMYRFNSPLTYFNVAYFKRRVTNLVDSRPSPPRWVVIDAVASFTHADISVLAAINELQRELKLRGISLVLAGRRTELTRWFRLHRSNSNEHELILVPDLYLALKLIQSKELKAEGMRDAEALLKGS; this is encoded by the coding sequence ATGCAGTGGAAATCCCTCCAGAATATGACTCCCGGTTTGATGAATCTGCTGGCTTACGAACGTAGTTGGCTGAAACCTGATATACGTGCTGGCCTCTCCGTCGCGGCGGTTGCGTTGCCGGTGGCGATTGCCTACGCCGAATTGGCCGGTGTGAGCGCAATCGTTGGACTTTATTCCTGCATTTTGCCGATGATCGCCTACGCAATCTTTGGCTCATCGCGCCAACTGATTGTCGGCCCAGATGCGGCAACCTGTGCGGTTATTGCCGCAGTAGTCACGCCGCTGGCCGCGGGCAAAACCGAACTCCACTGGCAACTCACCATTGTGATGACCCTGATGATGGGAACCTGGTGCCTGATTGCCAGCCGTTTCAGGCTGGGAGCGATTGCCGACCTGTTGTCTCGCCCGATCTTGAACGGGCTACTGAACGGCGTTGCACTGACGATTATCGTCAATCAGATCAGCAAGGTGTTTGGCTTTCCATCGCCCTCCAGTGAACTGATTGAGCGCATCGTCGCCCTACCAGAAAACTTACTCAACAGTCACTGGCCCACCGTAGGTATCTCGCTGCTGACGCTGTTGATCCTGTTTGGCGTACGCTATGCCCGGCCGAATTGGCCAGCCCCGTTGTTTGCCGTGGTGCTGACGACGGCTTTGACCTGGGCGGCGAATTTGCCGCGTTTTGGCATCGAAACGGTGTCAGGCTATACCGGCGGCGGCTTACCCATGGTGTCATGGCCCGATTTTAAACCTGGATTGCTGCGCGATCTGGTGATCCCAGCGTTAAACCTGGCGGTTGTCAGCTTTGTCAGTATGATGCTCACCACGCGCAGCTTTGCGGCAAAAAACGGCTATGAGGTTGATGCCGACAGTGAGTTTCGTGCACTGGGGTTGGTGAATATCGTCTCAGGGCTTTCGCAGGGGTTTGCTATCAGCGGTGCCAATTCCCGTACCGCCGTTAACGATGCCAACGGGGGTAAGAGCCAGCTGGTTTCAGTGATTGCCGCATTGGCGATTGCTCTGGTGGTGCTGTTTTTTAGCGAACCTCTGCAATTTATTCCTATCCCTGTGCTGGGCGTAGTGCTGATCTATGCCTCCTGGTCGTTACTGGACATGCGCAGCATTTTCCGGCTGCGTAAGCGCAATCGTTCCGCGTTCAATCTGGCATTGTTTACTTTTCTGAGCGTGCTGCTGGTAGGGATCATTCCCGGTATAGGGCTCGCGGTTCTGCTGGGTCTGTTGCAGTTTCTACAAACGGTGTTCCGGCCTACCGAACAGTTACTCGGGGTGAATGATGGCGGAATGATCCATTCGATCGGTAACGATGACAAAATCAAGCCAGTTGACGGGGTTATTATGTACCGCTTCAATTCGCCATTGACCTATTTTAACGTGGCCTATTTTAAACGGCGGGTCACCAATCTGGTGGATAGCAGGCCTTCCCCACCGCGCTGGGTGGTGATTGACGCAGTGGCCAGCTTTACCCATGCGGATATCAGCGTGCTCGCCGCGATCAACGAATTGCAGCGGGAGCTTAAACTGCGCGGCATCAGTCTGGTGCTCGCTGGCCGGCGTACCGAGTTGACGCGCTGGTTCCGCCTGCATCGCTCCAACAGTAATGAACACGAGCTGATTCTGGTTCCCGACCTGTATCTGGCATTAAAGCTGATTCAAAGTAAGGAGCTCAAGGCTGAGGGGATGCGAGACGCAGAAGCCCTGCTGAAAGGTAGCTAA
- a CDS encoding CTP synthase encodes MLKTQVRLALVGDYNPNAIAHQAIPIALQLTASHLDIDIQFQWLPTATLTATSVLQGYDAIWVVPGGPYHYDDGAFMAIRYAREQDVPFLGSCAGFQYAIVEYARNVMGWHDAGHAETGHAGRLVITPLSCSLVEKTGTILFQPETLIARAYGNLETHEGYRCNFGVNPECVADLAQHPLMISGHDIAGDVRSIELPGHRFYAATLFQSERAALRGELSPLVVALIQAAR; translated from the coding sequence ATGCTAAAAACACAGGTTCGTCTTGCTCTGGTCGGTGATTACAACCCTAACGCCATTGCTCACCAGGCTATCCCCATCGCTCTGCAACTCACGGCTTCACATCTCGATATCGATATTCAGTTCCAGTGGCTTCCCACAGCAACCCTTACCGCAACCTCGGTATTACAGGGTTATGATGCGATCTGGGTCGTTCCTGGTGGCCCCTATCACTATGATGATGGCGCTTTTATGGCCATCCGCTATGCGCGGGAGCAGGATGTCCCGTTTCTAGGCTCTTGCGCGGGTTTTCAATATGCGATCGTGGAATATGCACGTAACGTGATGGGTTGGCACGATGCCGGGCATGCGGAAACCGGCCACGCTGGCCGCCTGGTGATCACACCGTTGAGTTGTTCATTGGTTGAGAAAACCGGCACCATTCTGTTCCAACCAGAAACGCTGATCGCCCGGGCCTATGGCAATCTGGAAACGCACGAAGGCTACCGCTGCAACTTTGGCGTGAACCCTGAATGTGTTGCGGATTTGGCACAGCATCCGCTGATGATCAGCGGCCACGACATCGCTGGAGATGTGCGTTCGATCGAGCTGCCAGGGCACCGTTTCTATGCCGCTACGCTGTTTCAATCGGAACGTGCTGCGCTACGTGGTGAACTTTCACCGCTGGTGGTAGCCCTGATTCAGGCCGCCCGCTGA
- the lpxP gene encoding kdo(2)-lipid IV(A) palmitoleoyltransferase — MKRPQNFQRAFLHPRYWLTWFGLGMLFLLVQLPYPLLHKFGVWLGRTSMRFLKRRVSITRRNLELCFPDMDPAQRERQVVGNFESLGMGLLETGMAWFWPDQRVKRWFNVSGLEHLKTAQQNGRGVLVIGVHFMSLELGGRAMGLCQPMMAMYRPHNNKAMEWAQTKGRMRSNKAMLDRKDLRGMVQALKRGEAVWFAPDQDYGPRGSVFAPLFAVDQAATTSGTFMLARLAKPALLPVVLIRRPNGCGYDLLIQPALEDYPINDEIAAAAYMNKVVEQEIMRAPEQYLWLHRRFKTRPAGSPSLY; from the coding sequence ATGAAGCGCCCGCAAAACTTCCAACGTGCTTTTCTGCATCCACGCTACTGGTTAACCTGGTTTGGCTTGGGTATGCTGTTTCTATTGGTTCAACTCCCCTACCCCTTGCTGCACAAGTTCGGTGTCTGGCTGGGAAGAACTTCAATGCGTTTCCTGAAACGCCGCGTCTCCATCACCCGCCGTAATCTTGAACTGTGCTTCCCGGATATGGACCCAGCACAGCGCGAGCGCCAGGTGGTGGGCAATTTCGAATCTCTCGGCATGGGCCTGCTGGAAACCGGCATGGCCTGGTTCTGGCCCGACCAACGCGTAAAGCGCTGGTTTAACGTTTCCGGTCTCGAGCATCTGAAAACAGCTCAGCAGAATGGGCGCGGCGTATTGGTGATTGGCGTGCATTTTATGTCGCTGGAGCTCGGTGGGCGGGCCATGGGCCTGTGCCAACCGATGATGGCGATGTATCGCCCGCACAACAATAAAGCGATGGAATGGGCGCAGACCAAAGGCCGTATGCGATCCAACAAGGCAATGCTGGACCGCAAAGATCTGCGTGGCATGGTGCAAGCGCTGAAGCGCGGCGAAGCAGTCTGGTTTGCACCAGATCAGGATTACGGCCCGCGTGGCAGCGTATTTGCCCCGCTGTTTGCTGTCGATCAGGCTGCCACTACCAGCGGTACCTTTATGCTGGCCCGCCTGGCCAAGCCAGCCCTGCTGCCAGTAGTATTGATTCGCCGCCCTAACGGCTGTGGTTACGATCTGCTGATCCAACCCGCGTTGGAAGACTATCCCATCAATGATGAGATCGCCGCCGCAGCCTATATGAACAAAGTAGTGGAACAAGAAATCATGCGTGCGCCAGAACAATATCTGTGGCTGCACCGCCGTTTCAAAACTCGCCCGGCGGGTTCACCCTCACTGTATTGA
- the fis gene encoding DNA-binding transcriptional regulator Fis, translated as MFEQRVNSDVLTVSTVNSQDQVTQKPLRDSVKQALKNYFAQLNGQDVNDLYELVLAEVEQPLLDMVMQYTRGNQTRAALMMGINRGTLRKKLKKYGMN; from the coding sequence ATGTTCGAACAACGCGTAAATTCTGACGTACTGACCGTTTCAACCGTAAACTCACAGGATCAAGTGACCCAAAAGCCTCTGCGTGACTCGGTTAAGCAAGCACTGAAGAACTATTTTGCTCAACTGAATGGTCAGGATGTTAACGACCTGTATGAGCTGGTATTGGCTGAAGTTGAACAGCCACTGTTGGACATGGTGATGCAATACACCCGTGGCAACCAGACCCGTGCAGCCCTGATGATGGGTATTAACCGTGGTACGCTGCGTAAAAAATTGAAAAAATACGGCATGAACTGA
- the dusB gene encoding tRNA dihydrouridine synthase DusB, translating into MRIGNHQLTNCLIAAPMAGITDRPFRALCHAMGAGMAVSEMLSSNPEVWRTDKSRLRMVHSDEPGIRSVQIAGCDPDDMAAAARINVASGAQIIDINMGCPAKKVNRKLAGSALLQYPDLVKQILHAVVNAVDVPVTLKIRTGWAPEHRNCVEIAQLAEDCGIQALTIHGRTRACLFNGDAEYNSIRAVKQSVAIPIIANGDITDPHKARAVLDYTGADALMIGRAAQGRPWIFREIQHYLDTGELLPPMPLGEVKRLLIEHIRELHGFYGQGKGFRIARKHVSWYLQEHAPNDQFRRTFNAIEDASEQLEALEAYFENLSVKKS; encoded by the coding sequence ATGCGCATTGGAAACCACCAGTTAACAAATTGCCTGATTGCGGCCCCGATGGCCGGTATCACAGATCGTCCATTCAGAGCCTTATGTCATGCAATGGGTGCTGGGATGGCTGTATCCGAAATGCTCTCCTCAAATCCAGAGGTATGGCGAACGGATAAGTCACGTCTGCGTATGGTACATAGTGATGAACCAGGGATCCGTTCCGTGCAGATCGCCGGATGTGATCCTGATGATATGGCTGCTGCGGCGCGCATTAATGTGGCCAGCGGTGCGCAGATCATCGACATCAATATGGGATGCCCGGCCAAGAAAGTGAACCGGAAGCTTGCAGGGTCTGCGTTGTTGCAGTACCCGGATCTGGTTAAGCAGATCCTCCACGCAGTGGTTAATGCGGTGGATGTGCCGGTAACACTTAAGATTCGTACCGGCTGGGCACCAGAACACCGTAACTGTGTAGAGATTGCCCAACTGGCCGAAGACTGTGGTATACAGGCCCTGACGATTCATGGCCGAACCCGTGCTTGCCTGTTTAACGGCGACGCGGAGTACAACAGCATTCGGGCAGTTAAGCAGAGTGTCGCCATTCCGATTATCGCGAATGGTGATATTACTGACCCGCATAAAGCCAGAGCAGTGCTTGACTACACTGGGGCTGATGCCCTGATGATAGGCCGTGCTGCTCAGGGGAGACCCTGGATCTTCCGGGAAATCCAGCATTATCTGGACACTGGGGAGCTGCTGCCACCGATGCCACTTGGCGAAGTGAAGCGCTTGTTGATAGAGCATATTCGGGAATTGCACGGCTTTTATGGCCAAGGCAAGGGATTTCGGATTGCTCGTAAGCACGTCTCTTGGTATCTCCAGGAGCACGCCCCAAATGACCAGTTTCGGCGCACATTCAACGCCATAGAGGATGCCAGCGAACAGCTGGAGGCGTTGGAGGCATATTTCGAAAATCTTAGCGTAAAAAAGAGCTGA
- a CDS encoding carbonic anhydrase encodes MKGKLLLATLLAASFAVNAAEQHQHWSYEGQEDPAHWGKLSPDFSLCETGKNQSPVNIHGVLKTQHDELKLAFQPGKQQIINNGHTIQVNASEGNTLRLDGDTFTLQQFHFHAPSENEIDGKQFPLEAHFVYKDKEGALAVLALMFKAGQANPQLAQAWQQMPTQVDQTSVLTKPVDIKALLPEQFNFYRFSGSLTTPPCSEGVIWMVLEQPVSASAEQISQFRSVIHHANNRPIQPLNGRIIVD; translated from the coding sequence ATGAAAGGAAAGTTATTGCTGGCCACCCTGTTGGCCGCCAGCTTCGCGGTTAATGCAGCAGAACAACATCAGCACTGGAGTTATGAAGGCCAGGAAGATCCAGCACACTGGGGCAAACTTTCGCCCGACTTCTCACTGTGTGAAACCGGCAAAAACCAGTCACCCGTGAATATTCATGGGGTGTTGAAGACTCAACATGACGAACTCAAGCTGGCCTTCCAGCCGGGTAAACAGCAAATCATCAATAACGGCCATACTATTCAAGTCAACGCCAGTGAAGGGAATACCCTGCGCCTGGATGGTGATACCTTCACGCTGCAGCAGTTCCACTTCCATGCGCCGAGCGAGAATGAGATCGACGGCAAGCAGTTCCCACTGGAGGCACATTTCGTCTACAAAGACAAAGAAGGTGCTCTGGCCGTGCTGGCGCTGATGTTTAAAGCAGGCCAAGCTAACCCGCAACTGGCGCAAGCCTGGCAGCAGATGCCCACACAGGTTGATCAGACCTCGGTATTAACCAAACCGGTGGATATCAAAGCGCTGCTGCCTGAGCAATTCAACTTCTACCGCTTCAGTGGTTCACTGACAACGCCACCTTGCTCTGAAGGCGTGATCTGGATGGTGCTGGAGCAGCCTGTCAGCGCTTCTGCCGAACAAATCAGCCAGTTCCGTTCGGTCATCCACCATGCCAACAATCGTCCGATACAGCCGCTGAATGGCCGCATTATCGTTGATTGA
- the prmA gene encoding 50S ribosomal protein L11 methyltransferase, translating into MPWIQLKLNTTGKQAEDLSDALVESGAVSVTFQDTHDNPVFEPLPGETLLWGDTDVIGLYDAETDMADVVAMLEQHPLLGAGFRHKIEQLEDKDWEREWMDNFHPMRFGERLWICPSWRDVPDPTAVNVMLDPGLAFGTGTHPTTALCLQWLDSLDLAGKTVIDFGCGSGILAIAALKLGAARAIGIDIDPQAIQASRDNAQRNGVSERLELYLPKDQPADLQADVVVANILAGPLRELAPLISCLPKPGGYLGLSGVLATQASGVAEAYADKFALDPVAEREEWCRITGQRK; encoded by the coding sequence ATGCCTTGGATCCAACTAAAACTGAACACCACCGGCAAGCAGGCAGAAGACCTGAGCGATGCGTTGGTTGAGAGCGGCGCAGTGTCGGTAACCTTTCAGGACACCCACGACAACCCGGTATTTGAACCCTTGCCGGGCGAAACCCTGCTGTGGGGTGATACCGATGTGATCGGCCTGTACGACGCCGAAACCGATATGGCCGATGTGGTCGCCATGCTGGAGCAGCACCCACTGTTGGGTGCCGGTTTCCGACATAAGATCGAACAGTTGGAAGATAAAGATTGGGAACGTGAGTGGATGGATAACTTCCACCCAATGCGTTTTGGTGAGCGGCTGTGGATCTGCCCAAGCTGGCGCGATGTGCCCGATCCCACAGCGGTCAATGTGATGCTCGATCCGGGCCTGGCGTTCGGCACTGGCACTCATCCCACTACTGCGTTGTGCCTGCAATGGCTCGATAGCCTGGATCTGGCGGGCAAAACCGTTATCGACTTCGGCTGTGGTTCCGGCATCCTGGCGATTGCGGCCTTAAAACTCGGTGCAGCACGCGCTATTGGCATTGATATCGATCCCCAAGCCATTCAGGCCAGCCGCGATAACGCGCAGCGTAACGGGGTTTCTGAGCGCCTGGAACTGTATCTGCCGAAAGACCAGCCTGCCGATCTGCAGGCCGACGTGGTGGTCGCTAATATTCTCGCCGGGCCGCTGCGTGAACTGGCACCGTTAATCAGCTGCCTGCCAAAACCCGGCGGCTATCTTGGCCTCTCCGGCGTGCTGGCCACTCAGGCTTCTGGCGTAGCAGAAGCTTACGCCGATAAATTCGCTCTCGATCCCGTGGCCGAGCGTGAAGAGTGGTGCCGCATCACCGGCCAACGCAAATAG
- the panF gene encoding sodium/pantothenate symporter, translating to MQIEVILPLIAYLLLVFGLSVYAYRRRQHGNFLSEYFLGNRSMGGFVLAMTLTTTYISASSFIGGPGAAYKYGLGWVLLAMIQLPAVWLSLGVLGKKFAILARRYNAITLNDMLFARYQSRLLVWLASLSLLVAFLGAMAVQFIGGARLLETAAGIPYDTGLLIFGLSIALYTAFGGFRASVLNDAMQGLVMLLGTVLLLVAVIHAAGGLHSAVDKLQQIDPALVTPQGSEQILSLPFMASFWILVCFGVIGLPHTAVRCISYKDSKAVHRGIILGTIVVAVLMFGMHLAGALGRAVLPDLQIPDQVIPTLMITVLPPYAAGIFLAAPMAAIMSTINAQLLQSSATIIKDLYLGVRPQQMHNEKMIKRFSSLTTLILGLLVLLAAWRPPEMIIWLNLLAFGGLEAVFLWPLVLGLYWERANAQGALSSMVTGALCYTLLASFELQLAGLHPIVPALLLSLSAFYIGNLCGEKRRLVPSLPS from the coding sequence ATGCAAATTGAAGTCATTCTGCCGCTGATCGCCTATCTGCTGCTGGTTTTCGGTTTGTCGGTCTACGCCTACCGCCGCCGCCAGCACGGCAACTTCCTCAGTGAATATTTTCTCGGCAACCGATCGATGGGTGGTTTTGTGCTGGCGATGACGCTGACCACCACCTATATCAGCGCCAGCTCATTCATTGGTGGGCCCGGTGCTGCCTATAAATATGGCCTCGGTTGGGTGCTGCTGGCGATGATTCAACTGCCAGCGGTATGGCTTTCACTCGGCGTGCTGGGCAAGAAGTTCGCGATTCTGGCACGGCGCTACAATGCCATCACCCTGAACGATATGCTGTTCGCCCGTTATCAAAGCCGCCTGCTGGTATGGTTGGCCAGTCTCAGCCTGTTGGTGGCTTTTCTGGGGGCCATGGCGGTGCAGTTTATCGGCGGTGCGCGCCTGCTGGAAACCGCAGCAGGTATTCCTTACGATACCGGTCTGCTGATTTTTGGTCTCAGCATTGCGCTGTATACCGCGTTCGGCGGGTTCCGCGCCAGCGTGCTTAACGATGCCATGCAGGGATTGGTGATGCTGTTGGGCACCGTACTCCTGCTGGTTGCAGTGATCCACGCGGCAGGCGGTTTGCACAGTGCGGTAGATAAACTGCAACAGATCGATCCCGCCCTGGTAACACCGCAGGGCAGCGAACAGATCCTCAGCCTGCCGTTTATGGCTTCGTTCTGGATCCTGGTGTGTTTTGGTGTGATTGGCCTGCCGCACACCGCCGTGCGTTGTATTTCCTACAAAGACAGCAAGGCGGTGCATCGTGGGATTATCCTCGGCACGATCGTGGTGGCTGTGCTGATGTTCGGCATGCATCTGGCCGGAGCCCTGGGCCGCGCGGTGCTCCCGGATTTGCAGATCCCCGATCAAGTGATCCCCACCTTGATGATCACCGTGCTGCCGCCTTACGCCGCCGGGATCTTCCTGGCCGCGCCGATGGCGGCGATCATGTCAACCATCAACGCCCAGTTGCTGCAATCCTCCGCCACCATCATTAAAGATCTTTATCTTGGTGTGCGCCCACAGCAGATGCACAACGAGAAGATGATCAAACGTTTTTCCAGCCTGACCACGCTGATCCTTGGGTTGCTGGTGCTGTTGGCCGCCTGGCGTCCGCCGGAAATGATTATCTGGCTGAATTTGTTGGCCTTTGGCGGGCTGGAAGCCGTGTTCTTGTGGCCGCTGGTGCTGGGCCTGTACTGGGAGCGCGCCAACGCCCAAGGAGCGCTTAGCTCAATGGTCACGGGTGCATTATGCTATACGCTCTTGGCCAGCTTCGAGCTGCAACTGGCGGGGTTGCACCCGATTGTGCCTGCGCTGCTGCTCAGCCTGTCGGCGTTTTATATCGGTAACCTGTGCGGCGAAAAGCGTCGGCTGGTGCCCTCCTTACCCTCTTGA